In the genome of Deltaproteobacteria bacterium, one region contains:
- the tnpB gene encoding IS66 family insertion sequence element accessory protein TnpB, whose protein sequence is MIGSTRTLRVWAYPAPADLRKGFDGLGGLVTTLGQDPLAGDCFLFVNRLRTRAKVLLWDGTGLCVYHKRLEQGRFAALWAPAGPATAGRTLTLSELSLFLEGCTLLTRTALSPGVVTPRSWRPPAAAPA, encoded by the coding sequence AGCACGCGGACGCTCCGCGTGTGGGCCTATCCCGCGCCGGCCGACCTGCGGAAAGGGTTCGACGGGCTCGGGGGGCTCGTGACGACGCTGGGCCAGGATCCCCTCGCCGGCGACTGCTTTCTCTTCGTGAACCGGCTCCGCACCCGGGCGAAGGTGCTGCTCTGGGACGGGACCGGGCTCTGCGTGTATCACAAGCGGCTCGAGCAGGGGCGGTTTGCGGCGCTGTGGGCACCGGCGGGCCCGGCCACCGCCGGGCGGACGCTCACGCTGAGCGAGCTGAGTCTCTTCCTCGAGGGCTGCACGCTGCTGACGCGCACGGCGCTCTCGCCGGGCGTGGTGACGCCGCGGAGCTGGCGGCCGCCCGCCGCCGCGCCGGCTTGA